The Peribacillus simplex genome contains the following window.
AGAGGAAGAGCTTGATCTTATTTTAATTCCTTACTAGATGACAAACCCGGTATTTCTGGGGCTGAGCTGTTTGATAGATCGTAATTTCCGATTTTGATGGCAGATATGGTTGATCAATAACAGGAGTCTGGGAAATTGATATAAAAACCTCCTTTATATAGAGGGCTTCTAAATTTTAAACAATAGTGATTGGAACATAAGGTGCGAGACTCCGGGAAAAGCGCGTCCAAGGGAGACCCCACAGGCGCAAAAAGCGCCAAGAAGGCTCCCGGACCGCCCGCGGAAAGCGAGTGCCTGGTTTGGAAAGAACGTTCTAACTTTACAAACCCTCAAAAAAACTAAAATCAATTATCGAGTTTGTCTACAGCCTGAAGAGCCCGTCCTTTATACCAGGAACTTATCAAGATCACGAAAAAAACCTGCATAGAACCAAAGTCTACACAGGTTTCAAAAAAGCTGTTTTCCATATTGTATAACCATAAACCAATAATCCTATAATGTAATTACCTTAAACACCCTACTAAGTTGGAGAATCTACTTTAAAGCGCGAGTGTAATTAAATGTGTCTTTGTTTTGAGGAACATCAGGATCTTTTTTCCCGGCAGGCTGTACTGCTCTTCCTGTATTTCCGCTATAGCCTTCTTCCATGGGTCCTGGATAATGATAATGTCCATCATTAACTGTTTGAGTTGTTGATTCACCCGTCACCTGGTTTCCTCTCGTTTCCGCCTGTTCTTTCTCGTTATTCAATTCATCTCCTCCTTTTCTAAAGATTCTTTTATAGTATTTGATAAAAGAATAATAAAATTAAAGGAGAAAAAAGGAAGCACTATTAGTTATACGTCTAATCTAATTAATCAGGAAAGGACTGAGTAATTAGATTAGGGTTTTTATTTGCTGTTTCATACACCCTGAAAATCAGGCAGAAAGGAGTAAGTGTTATTCAGTTATTCAACCTGAAGTTTCTTTATTCCCTCCTCATCAGTATTACTCCACTCCCAAAAACCTGATAACTCCCCCTTTGTTAATCAAAGGCCAGAAAGTCCATTGCATCGTTTTGCAAGAAAGGACTGGGTTCGCCAACAGTATATATCTGTAAGTCATGCATAGCCCTGGTGCATGCGGTGTAGAATAATCTTCGTAAGCTCTCATCGCCATATGTTTGCACAGATGCATCATAAATGATGACAGCATCGAACTCGATGCCTTTGGCCAAATAAGCCGGAATGACAACAACACCCTGTTCATATTCATTTGTGCCTTTCTGTACGAGTTTAATTTCACCAATGATACTAAGGGCATCGTATGCAGCGGCACTTTCGGCAGCGGATTTACAGATTATTGCGATGGTATTATATTCACGGCTTTGTAAGTCTTTGACTTTAGACACGATATTGTGGTGCAATTCATCACGGTTTGACACTTGAGTCAGTACAGGCTTCTCGCCTTCACGGTCGAATGCCTTAATTCGATGGCCCTCAGGAACTAGTTCACGTGTAAATTCTATAATCTGCTTAGTGGATCTGTAGCTTTGATCCAACGTTATACTCTCGGTTTCACTTACTCCGTATAAACTGGTAAGAGTCTGGAAATCCACCCGTTCGCTGGCATGTGCGAATATCGCCTGGTTAAAGTCACCGAGCACGGTCATCCTGGCAGAAGGAAACAGCCGTTTCAAAAACTCGAATTGAAATGGAGAATAATCTTGTGCTTCGTCTACAAGCACGTATTTTATAGCGGTATTCGTCTGGAATCCTTGAATTAACTCCTTCAGCAGCAAAAATGGAGTCGCGTCTTCGTAATGCAGTTTACCTTCGTCCAGCATTTTTTGCGTTGATATACATATTTCCCTTTCGACAGGTGTTTCACCCTCATTCCACAATTCGATCCGTATTTGTTCGTCAAAAAGTTGCTTGTATATTCCCTTAATATTGATAAAATGAAGGGCTTCTACCCGTTTGCGTAACGTCTTCAATTTCTTGCGAACAATCATTCGCGTGAGCATTTTATGCTCTTTCTCATAATCGTCAAAGGAATCTTCATTGAGGCCGCGTTTTTTCTCTAGGTAGGTGTATACCTTTTGATAGTCTTCTTTGCTTAGGTACTCGATTTCCTCCTGGACCCAAGGTTTTTTCAACTCAGACTTTTCCGTTTCATCAAGTAACTCACATAACCAGTCTTTCAACTTTTCAACCCTATTGTGAAAACGCAGTGTGGTGTCTGTGTTATAAAATCTTTCTGAGATTTGTTTGGCGGAGACGAGCGTTTCCCCCCGAAACTTTAACCCTCTAAAGATCATTCCAGAAAGTTCTAGTGATTGTCTGTATGCTTTGATTATCTCAAAGAAGCGAATCGATGCCTTAAATTGGATACTCGCTGTCCGAGTGCTATAGGAAGGATCATCCGCTGCAGTCAACAAAAATTCTAATTGCTCATAAGGATCCTCAACTTGAAACGAGTCAGTCAGACGATGATCCAAGTATTCCTGGAATGTTACCTGCTGCATATTCTCTTCGCCAAGTTCGGGCAACACATTTGATACGTAGTTATTAA
Protein-coding sequences here:
- the helD gene encoding RNA polymerase recycling motor HelD; the encoded protein is MNDEIRQEQERLDGVIKTITKQISKIEGETSRRRKEVVHIRKHFWDDLKVNIDTFDDYLETIIGLRQQAQDLSQSEGAHRYSYKRLSTLRRMQEVPYFGRIDITEEGSELTEHIYIGTSTLTDTTGENFIVYDWRAPISSVYYDYPPGPVQYSTPGGVISGMLEKKWQYIIKGGVIESMFDTSLTIGDEILQQVLGKGTDKHMHSIVSTIQREQNRIIRNDRGRLLIVQGAAGSGKTSAALQRIAYLLYKNREWLKADQIILFSPNSMFNNYVSNVLPELGEENMQQVTFQEYLDHRLTDSFQVEDPYEQLEFLLTAADDPSYSTRTASIQFKASIRFFEIIKAYRQSLELSGMIFRGLKFRGETLVSAKQISERFYNTDTTLRFHNRVEKLKDWLCELLDETEKSELKKPWVQEEIEYLSKEDYQKVYTYLEKKRGLNEDSFDDYEKEHKMLTRMIVRKKLKTLRKRVEALHFINIKGIYKQLFDEQIRIELWNEGETPVEREICISTQKMLDEGKLHYEDATPFLLLKELIQGFQTNTAIKYVLVDEAQDYSPFQFEFLKRLFPSARMTVLGDFNQAIFAHASERVDFQTLTSLYGVSETESITLDQSYRSTKQIIEFTRELVPEGHRIKAFDREGEKPVLTQVSNRDELHHNIVSKVKDLQSREYNTIAIICKSAAESAAAYDALSIIGEIKLVQKGTNEYEQGVVVIPAYLAKGIEFDAVIIYDASVQTYGDESLRRLFYTACTRAMHDLQIYTVGEPSPFLQNDAMDFLAFD